Within the Bacillus sp. FSL K6-3431 genome, the region CATGACATCTGCATTTGTACTTGCATCGATTGCAGCATTCAGACTATTAAAAGGTTCCAATCATGTCTATCATAAAAAAGCACTCTTTTTAACAATGAAGCTCGGGCTTATTTTCTCTATTGCTACAGCTGTGATTGGAGATTTCTCTGGAAAATACTTGGCTGAATATCAGCCAGAAAAATTAGCTGCGGCTGAGTGGCATTTTGAAACGGAAGAAAAATCGTCTCTTATTTTATACGGTGTTTTAAAAGATGGTGAAGTGAAATACGCGATAAAAATTCCATTCGCACTTAGTGTGTTAGCACATAATGATCCAACAGCTGAAGTTATTGGTTTGGACCAGTTTCCAGAAGATGAAATTCCCCCACTTTACATTCATTACTTATTCGATATTATGGTAACGATCGGGATGTGGCTGGTACTATTATCACTTGTTTTCTGGATTGGCATTAAGCGTGGTTGGCCAATCGTCCACACAAGATGGTTCAGATGGCTCATCGTGCTTGGAGGGCCCCTATCGATTATAGCTATTGAAGCTGGATGGTGGCTCGCAGAAGTTGGAAGACAACCTTGGGTACTTCGCGGAATAATGCGAACAGCTGACGCTGCGACTTCGAGCAATCAAGTGGATTTGATGCTCATGCTTTTTGCTGGTTTATACATTATTTTAGGAATTGGGACAATCGTTGTTTTAAGTCGAATGTTTAGAAGAAATCCAGTGGAACAAGAGCTAAAAGATCGTGAAGATGAAAAAGGCGGTGTGCGAACATGAACTTAGAAATACTAGGGATTATGGTGCTCTGGACGTTTCTATTCGGTTACGTTATCGTCGCTTCCATTGACTTCGGTGCTGGATTTTTTAACGCTTATAGTGCATTTACAGGAAAACAGCATATTTTAACAAAGATTATTCAACGCTACCTATCGCCTGTTTGGGAAGTAACAAATGTGTT harbors:
- a CDS encoding cytochrome ubiquinol oxidase subunit I, with amino-acid sequence MVNEDALFYSRILTELTLSFHIVYATIGVGIPLMIMIAQWVGIKKNDEHYILLARRWTRGFVITVAVGVVTGTAIGLQLSLLWPNFMELAGNVIALPLFMETFAFFFEAIFLGIYLYTWDRFEDQRKHLLLLIPVAIGASFSAVFITMVNAFMNAPQGFDIVNGNLVNVNPLIAMFNPAMPTKVTHVVVTAFMTSAFVLASIAAFRLLKGSNHVYHKKALFLTMKLGLIFSIATAVIGDFSGKYLAEYQPEKLAAAEWHFETEEKSSLILYGVLKDGEVKYAIKIPFALSVLAHNDPTAEVIGLDQFPEDEIPPLYIHYLFDIMVTIGMWLVLLSLVFWIGIKRGWPIVHTRWFRWLIVLGGPLSIIAIEAGWWLAEVGRQPWVLRGIMRTADAATSSNQVDLMLMLFAGLYIILGIGTIVVLSRMFRRNPVEQELKDREDEKGGVRT